In one window of Mauremys reevesii isolate NIE-2019 unplaced genomic scaffold, ASM1616193v1 Contig128, whole genome shotgun sequence DNA:
- the LOC120392940 gene encoding myelin-oligodendrocyte glycoprotein-like isoform X1 has product MKVLCICSSSTVSASLPDFIIFFIIYHIHKLESAQFRVMGPGHPVTAIVGENIVLPCHLSPRMSAKNMEVRWFRSEFTSVVHQYHEGKDQYGEQMPDYHERTELLKAGITDGNVSLQILNISCSDEGQYSCFVQDGSFYEEALLELKVADSFFPRVNPWMVALSVILVVLFVSIGLTVYLFKIKGHGPAADALQRELGKCFYFSNEALSMLLKLSLDPSPSLIHHPSGFITPGSVTLLPGGVGSSKGWVYYRGSSEQSKTETTSASTQ; this is encoded by the exons ATGAAGGTTCTTTGCATCTGTTCTAGCTCCACAGTGAGCGCCTCTCTGCCTGATTTCATCattttcttcattatttatcacattCACAAGTTGGAATCAG CCCAATTCAGAGTGATGGGTCCTGGTCACCCTGTCACTGCCATTGTGGGTGAGAACATTGTGTTACCCTGTCACCTGTCCCCCAGGATGAGCGCTAAGAACATGGAGGTGAGATGGTTCCGATCTGAGTTCACTTCAGTTGTTCACCAGTATCATGAAGGAAAGGATCAGTATGGAGAACAGATGCCAGACTATCATGAAAGGACCGAGCTTTTGAAAGCTGGCATCACGGATGGGAATGTTTCCTTGCAGATTCTTAATATCAGCTGCTCAGATGAAGGACAATACAGctgctttgttcaagatggttctTTTTATGAAGAAGCCCTATTGGAACTGAAGGTAGCAG ATTCCTTTTTCCCGAGGGTGAATCCATGGATGGTGGCTCTGAGTGTGATcctggtggttttgtttgtttccattgGCCTCACTGTttatctatttaaaataaaaggacatgggccagccgcag ATGCTCTTCAAAGAGAACTCGGTAAGTGTTTCTATTTCTCAAATGAAGCCTTGTCCATGTTATTGAAACTATCCCTGGATCCGTCACCCTCCTTGATCCATCACCCTTCTGGATTTATCACCCCTGGATCTGTCACCCTTCTGCCGGGTGGAGTCGGCAGCAGCAAAGGCTGGGTTTACTATCGGGGTTCCTCTGAACAATCCAAAACAGAAACAACTTCAGCctccacccagtaa
- the LOC120392940 gene encoding myelin-oligodendrocyte glycoprotein-like isoform X3, producing the protein MGPGHPVTAIVGENIVLPCHLSPRMSAKNMEVRWFRSEFTSVVHQYHEGKDQYGEQMPDYHERTELLKAGITDGNVSLQILNISCSDEGQYSCFVQDGSFYEEALLELKVADSFFPRVNPWMVALSVILVVLFVSIGLTVYLFKIKGHGPAADALQRELGKCFYFSNEALSMLLKLSLDPSPSLIHHPSGFITPGSVTLLPGGVGSSKGWVYYRGSSEQSKTETTSASTQ; encoded by the exons ATGGGTCCTGGTCACCCTGTCACTGCCATTGTGGGTGAGAACATTGTGTTACCCTGTCACCTGTCCCCCAGGATGAGCGCTAAGAACATGGAGGTGAGATGGTTCCGATCTGAGTTCACTTCAGTTGTTCACCAGTATCATGAAGGAAAGGATCAGTATGGAGAACAGATGCCAGACTATCATGAAAGGACCGAGCTTTTGAAAGCTGGCATCACGGATGGGAATGTTTCCTTGCAGATTCTTAATATCAGCTGCTCAGATGAAGGACAATACAGctgctttgttcaagatggttctTTTTATGAAGAAGCCCTATTGGAACTGAAGGTAGCAG ATTCCTTTTTCCCGAGGGTGAATCCATGGATGGTGGCTCTGAGTGTGATcctggtggttttgtttgtttccattgGCCTCACTGTttatctatttaaaataaaaggacatgggccagccgcag ATGCTCTTCAAAGAGAACTCGGTAAGTGTTTCTATTTCTCAAATGAAGCCTTGTCCATGTTATTGAAACTATCCCTGGATCCGTCACCCTCCTTGATCCATCACCCTTCTGGATTTATCACCCCTGGATCTGTCACCCTTCTGCCGGGTGGAGTCGGCAGCAGCAAAGGCTGGGTTTACTATCGGGGTTCCTCTGAACAATCCAAAACAGAAACAACTTCAGCctccacccagtaa
- the LOC120392940 gene encoding butyrophilin subfamily 1 member A1-like isoform X2, producing MKVLCICSSSTVSASLPDFIIFFIIYHIHKLESAQFRVMGPGHPVTAIVGENIVLPCHLSPRMSAKNMEVRWFRSEFTSVVHQYHEGKDQYGEQMPDYHERTELLKAGITDGNVSLQILNISCSDEGQYSCFVQDGSFYEEALLELKVADSFFPRVNPWMVALSVILVVLFVSIGLTVYLFKIKDALQRELGKCFYFSNEALSMLLKLSLDPSPSLIHHPSGFITPGSVTLLPGGVGSSKGWVYYRGSSEQSKTETTSASTQ from the exons ATGAAGGTTCTTTGCATCTGTTCTAGCTCCACAGTGAGCGCCTCTCTGCCTGATTTCATCattttcttcattatttatcacattCACAAGTTGGAATCAG CCCAATTCAGAGTGATGGGTCCTGGTCACCCTGTCACTGCCATTGTGGGTGAGAACATTGTGTTACCCTGTCACCTGTCCCCCAGGATGAGCGCTAAGAACATGGAGGTGAGATGGTTCCGATCTGAGTTCACTTCAGTTGTTCACCAGTATCATGAAGGAAAGGATCAGTATGGAGAACAGATGCCAGACTATCATGAAAGGACCGAGCTTTTGAAAGCTGGCATCACGGATGGGAATGTTTCCTTGCAGATTCTTAATATCAGCTGCTCAGATGAAGGACAATACAGctgctttgttcaagatggttctTTTTATGAAGAAGCCCTATTGGAACTGAAGGTAGCAG ATTCCTTTTTCCCGAGGGTGAATCCATGGATGGTGGCTCTGAGTGTGATcctggtggttttgtttgtttccattgGCCTCACTGTttatctatttaaaataaaag ATGCTCTTCAAAGAGAACTCGGTAAGTGTTTCTATTTCTCAAATGAAGCCTTGTCCATGTTATTGAAACTATCCCTGGATCCGTCACCCTCCTTGATCCATCACCCTTCTGGATTTATCACCCCTGGATCTGTCACCCTTCTGCCGGGTGGAGTCGGCAGCAGCAAAGGCTGGGTTTACTATCGGGGTTCCTCTGAACAATCCAAAACAGAAACAACTTCAGCctccacccagtaa